DNA from Leucobacter aridicollis:
GCGAGCACGGCATCAACCGGGGGATGATCGGCGGGCTCGCGGACCCGCAGATCGCTCGGGCACTTGGTGCCGTCCACGCCGAGCCTGGTGAACCGTGGACGCTCGAGACGCTCGCCCGCGAAGCGGCCATGTCGCGCAGCGCGTTCGCCGCGCGGTTTCGCGACCTCGTCGGGGCCACGCCCCACGACTACCTCACCGAATGGCGGATGACGGTGGGCAAGCAGCTCCTGCGGCGACAGCTGCCGGTCTCGGAGGTCGCGGCGACGCTCGGGTACACGGGGAGCTCGTTCGCGCGGGTGTTCGCCCAGCGAGTGGGGGAGTCACCGCGCGTCTGGGCTGCCGGAGCGTCATCCGCACCGCGTGCGTCGGGCGGGCTCTAACTCTCGGCTGCCGGCTGCCCGAACGTTGCCGGGTCGACCGGGCGCTGCGCCCGCGGGAGCGTCTCGACAACGAGCAGGTATGACTCGGTGACGAGGTCGCGCACGAGCGCTTCCTCGAGTGCGCCGCCGGCGCGGAGCGTAATCCAGTGCCGCTTGTTCATGTGATAGCCGGGAACGATGTCTTCGAACGCCTCGCGCAGCGTCGACGCGTCGGCGGGCTTCGCCTTCACCGTCACGAACGGCTCTCCCGTGGCCTCC
Protein-coding regions in this window:
- a CDS encoding MmcQ/YjbR family DNA-binding protein — its product is MTPTTLQEWAVARADELPGATPEQPFGPDHWVYKVRGKMFLLLSEATGEPFVTVKAKPADASTLREAFEDIVPGYHMNKRHWITLRAGGALEEALVRDLVTESYLLVVETLPRAQRPVDPATFGQPAAES